CAAAGGCCTGCATCACTGATTCGATCCTTGGGATGTACCCGTGATGGTCAGCGCCCCAGATGTATATAATGATGTCAAAATGCCGGTCGAGCTTGTTCTTGTGGTAGGCAATGTCAGACGCAAAATAGGTGTGCTGTCCGTCGCTCTTGATCACTACCCGGTCTTTGTCATCACGAAAATCCGTGGACCGGAACCAGAGTGCATGACCGCTTTCATACAGGAAGCCTTTCTGTTGCAGGGCGTCAATCGCCTGCTGTACCTCGCCCTTTTCGAAGATCTCTTTTTCGCTGATCCAGGTATCAAAATCCCTGATGCCGAAACGGCCGAGATCGCTCCTGATAAGCACGAGCATCCGTTTATAGGTCCATCGGGTGATCTCATCGCCGCACGTTTCAAAGGGAATGCCTTTGTATGATTCGCCTTTCTCTGTCTGCAGCGCAGCTGCCTCTTCATCTATATACTGGCCCCGGTACCCGTCTTCAGGGAAGGGTTGATCAAGCCCGAGGATCTGCTGATATTTGGCATGCACGGACTGACCGAGGAGCTTCACCTGTCTTCCGGCATCATTGATGTAGTACTCGCGGTCGATGCAATAGCCTGACTCCTCGAGGAGATTGCAGAGTGCATTGCCGATTGCCGCCCCCCTGGCATGGCCGATATGAAGCGGTCCTGTCGGGTTTGCACTCACATACTCGATCAGGACCTTGCGACCCTGTCCCACATTTTCGCGCAGATAGGACTTCTCGGCCTTGAGCAGTTCCCTGAAGGATGCCACGAGATATTCTCTGGTAAAGGTGAAGTTGATGAAGCCGGGGCCGGCAATTTCGATCTTCTCAAATTTGCGCCTGTCCGTGATCGCATTTGCGATATCTTCTGCTATTATTTTCGGCGCTTTTTTAAAAGCCCGGGCAAGTCCCATGGCAAGCGGTGTTGAGAGATCGCCAAAGGATTCCTCCCGCGGCGTTTCGATCTCGATGGCCGGCAGCGGTGAAACTCCGAGCGATTCAAGGGCCTTTGTCAAAACTGCAATAAGGTCTTTTTTCATAGGGATACAGTGTAAATTCCCATTTGGCGTAAAGTCAAATCCCGGACCTGATCCGGTGCGAAAGAGACTGCAATGCGGCTTTCGGCATGTCGCCGATCATTGACGCGTCTGCCGAACAAGCCCCGAACCCCTGGCATATCTGACGCTGACCGCCGGGGTGCTGTTGGTCTTCTCTGATTTATTTGATACAATGGCTGTGAGGAACCTCAATTATGGAGCAATTACAGGAACTCATTCGAAAATATGGTCTTGAGGAAGATCCTGAACATGTTATAATCCCTCTGGTTTCAGAAGACGGCAGGCCGAGACGCTGCTTTCTGCTGAAACGGAGATTTTTGAGGATCCTGTTCGCGGACGGCCATTTCCATGATTATCCCCTTGAGGAGATGATTGAGGCGACGGTCCTGTATCAGAACATGCCGCTGAGAGAATCAATACTGCTGGTTCACAAAGACCCGGACTGGGATGCAGATGAACCGGACAAGAAGAATACTGAACAACGAGGTGAAGGTGAAAAAAAGAATACTGATTAACGCTGCGCATTCAGAGGAAAAACGCGTGGCTATTGTTGAGGGCGATGTTCTGATCGATTTCTATGTTGAGACTGCAGGCAAGGAGCATCTCAAAGGGAATATTTATAAGGCGAAAGTGGTGAGGGTTGAGCCCGGTCTTCAGGCCGCTTTTGTTGATTTCGGCCAGAAGAAGCACGGCTTCCTGCAACTGCGCGAGATCAAACCTGAATTTTATCAGCATCAGGTCGAAGGCAACAAGAAGCCGAGGATGCAGGACGTCATATCTAAGGGTCATGAACTTATTGTCCAGGTCGAGAAGGACGAACGCGATAACAAGGGCGCAAGTCTTACGACCTATCTCTCTATTCCGGGGAGGTACATTGTCATGATGCCGGGCCAGGAAAAGGTCGGCGTATCGAGGAAGATCGAAGACCGGGAAGACCGGGGAAGGCTGAAGGAGATCTTCAACTCGTTGAAGCTTCCGAAGAAGATGGGTTTTATCCTGCGGACTGCGGGCAGTGACAAGACAGAAGAGGACCTTGATAATGACCTGAAATACCTGACCAAGCTCTGGGCAAAGATACAGGCAGAGTCAAAGAAGGTGCATGCCCCGGCCCTCATTTATAAGGAGCAGGATTTTGCGGTCAAGACGGTCCGTGACTATCTCACCTCTGATGTAGACGAGGTCCTGATCGATGACCCAACGGCGTTCAAGAACACCAAGGAATTTCTTCGAAAGACAGTCCCCTGGCGCAAGATAAACATAACGCTGTACAAGGACAAGAAGCCTATCTTTGCCTGTCATAACATCGAGGCACAGATTGCCAAGATCCATGAGCGTTTTGTGTACCTTCCTTCACGCGGATATATCGTTATTGACAAGACAGAGGCATTGACCGCTATTGATGTCAACTCTGGCAGGTCGCGCAAAGAGGAGCATATCGAGGCGACTGCGCTCAACACGAACCTTGAAGCTGCTGATGAGATAGCCCGGCAGCTCAGGTTCCGTGATCTGGGAGGGCTCGTTGTAATCGATTTTATCGACATGGAATCCTCGAAGAACCGGCGGGAGGTCGAGCAGCGGCTGAGGGATGCGATGAGTCCGGACAAGGCTCATTTTGAAACGACACCAATTTCGAAATTCGGCATTGTCGAGATGACGCGGGAACGCATGCGGCCTGCGTATCAGGAGTCGAGCCACCATAAGTGTGAGCTCTGCGGGGGGACCGGCGTTGTCAAAAGCGATGAGATGGCAGCGGTTGCTGCGCTCCGCGAGATGCATGTGCAGGCAACCAGGGAAGGAACCAGGGCGATCACCTGCCGTCTTCCGGTGGAAAGCATGAATTATATGATCAATACCTGGCGCACTGATATTGCCGCCACGGAAAAGGAATTCGGCATTACCGTCACGCTTCTTGCTGACCCGAAGCTCCTGACCGGCCAGTATAAACTTGAGGCGGACAGACCGGAAGCTCCCAGGGAGCAT
The Nitrospirota bacterium DNA segment above includes these coding regions:
- a CDS encoding Rne/Rng family ribonuclease; the protein is MKKRILINAAHSEEKRVAIVEGDVLIDFYVETAGKEHLKGNIYKAKVVRVEPGLQAAFVDFGQKKHGFLQLREIKPEFYQHQVEGNKKPRMQDVISKGHELIVQVEKDERDNKGASLTTYLSIPGRYIVMMPGQEKVGVSRKIEDREDRGRLKEIFNSLKLPKKMGFILRTAGSDKTEEDLDNDLKYLTKLWAKIQAESKKVHAPALIYKEQDFAVKTVRDYLTSDVDEVLIDDPTAFKNTKEFLRKTVPWRKINITLYKDKKPIFACHNIEAQIAKIHERFVYLPSRGYIVIDKTEALTAIDVNSGRSRKEEHIEATALNTNLEAADEIARQLRFRDLGGLVVIDFIDMESSKNRREVEQRLRDAMSPDKAHFETTPISKFGIVEMTRERMRPAYQESSHHKCELCGGTGVVKSDEMAAVAALREMHVQATREGTRAITCRLPVESMNYMINTWRTDIAATEKEFGITVTLLADPKLLTGQYKLEADRPEAPREHVRPEQRHDQHKPAHQKQMPPKHAKAAEPAQAAEPAEQGAAQPEAVPAEPQEQKRRRKRRPRRGKKRPAGGEASSAEPAEAAPEGVLHDPIQEGV
- a CDS encoding arginine--tRNA ligase; translated protein: MKKDLIAVLTKALESLGVSPLPAIEIETPREESFGDLSTPLAMGLARAFKKAPKIIAEDIANAITDRRKFEKIEIAGPGFINFTFTREYLVASFRELLKAEKSYLRENVGQGRKVLIEYVSANPTGPLHIGHARGAAIGNALCNLLEESGYCIDREYYINDAGRQVKLLGQSVHAKYQQILGLDQPFPEDGYRGQYIDEEAAALQTEKGESYKGIPFETCGDEITRWTYKRMLVLIRSDLGRFGIRDFDTWISEKEIFEKGEVQQAIDALQQKGFLYESGHALWFRSTDFRDDKDRVVIKSDGQHTYFASDIAYHKNKLDRHFDIIIYIWGADHHGYIPRIESVMQAFGYDISRFKVILVQMVNLLKHGQPFQMSKRAGTFVTLSDIMDLVGPDTTKFIFLTRKADSHLDFDLEVVTATTAENPVFYVQYANARINSILANAMEKSISADNADLSLLSEPAELSLIKKLLTYPMVLEGAARAFEPHRITFYLQELAAMFHTYYHNHRVVGDDPGLTSARLALCSGIKIVIGDALGILGVNAPEKM